The genomic interval cTAGTTGTTATGGTTTGTATcggtttcctaaatatcgattcctcgcatatttataaaaactctttatcaCTACGAGCAAACgttataaagcaattaacaagTAAAATATATTCCTAGCATTTAAATATGTTAGGCATTATTATTTAGGTCATATGTTTATAagtacttttcagtcaaatctaaggatcaaaatcatgaataattcaagttttgagaataaaatgataataccaataatcaataaCTGAAATATTATAGAtgaatatcacctcaatacataagagtttgaaagaattactacTAATCCCAAAGAAAAGAATTAGTTACTCAAggttgttgatcaagagtgatcaagagctttgaagaatccaaatccaaggtgtttgatgaaagaaTGGTGTTGTTGCTAtgtgtgggtgggatctgggtagattaaagtgtaatccactcttttgttgaatctaaaactgatgtgaattgaaacctttttgaaattagATGTTTTTCCAaccaagtgaaaaacaacttgttgttttgtcaaatcaaccggttgttttgctcttagaggtttttgaaaaaggttgaaagttgtttgacttggttgacttaactgtcaaaccaaatcaaccggttgtttcgtgttttcaaccgattgtttctttgaaaatcctaacagaattcagttttgattgGTGAATCtgtcttaaatgatttctaactgaatacgctccttcattaaatgttttaatcaATCTTTGGAAGCATatatagtttgttatatgtTTCTGAAGAGTAAGAAACAGTTTGGAGAAAAATTCAGTTTGACAAATTTAatctcaagttttcaagattcacatcaagctttggattttcaagtgagagtagaataggattgcaattgtattcttttCAGTTGTAGtttgatcaggtgtaatccttttctcaatcttctgtatttctgtagttgtaTTGCCAataagtgttgtgtgttcttgaggtgttcaagatcaacactcttactgtggtttgccaaaggtagtgtgtttcttgaggggttcaaggtctactttggtgtgtggtgtttgtaatctggttttgattgcttaatggattacccagtggtttctgggaactggatgtaggtcttgttgtaagagtgaaccagtataaactgcttgtgtgcatttctctttctctgatctcttttaaattttgtttttaagttgtttatatttctactagtataaacaaccgattgaatcgaagaaacaaccggttgtttttctgtgttACACTTTAAAACATATTGTATCTTGGCTAACTTAGTTCTTCTTCTGGATTTCTTCATTGAGTTTCATGAAACCttcaaaagttttcgaaaatctcTTGTAAACATTTCACCCctcctcttgtttaaggtcatatattctaacaaaggTGGCTATTGCAAGCATGGacaacaagaaaagaagatccaaagCATTTCTCCTTGACGGCTGCCTCCTTTAGGGTTTCCCTCCTTTGGTTCCTCTCAATGATCCTAATGATGTCTAGGGTTATGTCTCACACCTTCTATGTAACCTAattgggcttgggctaagtgacattTATTTATAACATATCCCTTTGCTTAATCTCTCCTTAAATTCctgaaaataacacaaaattaggaataaatcgttcttattcatctcatcatccaaaaatatgtaaaaagattcaaatttctaaattagaggttgaattaTAATTACTTTTTCAATTAAAGTCCACAAATGTCTTTCTTTtagtatgaaatattactgaattgTGACACTTATCACACATATCTTTTTCTAGAGGGAATCATAAATTCATTCCAATATCTAGTTTGAggattattattaattcttagGTCCCTAACCAATGAAGTTCACTAGTACATTGCAAGCCCCTGAAATCTTAGGGTAACCATAGGAACCCTTTTCTCTTGGTAAATTTGGTGGCACTTAAAGATCTATTCGACCTTCAAATCTCAAACTGAATATTCTCATATGTTATCCTTTCCATAAAAGGGAGAAAGGTCTATTATAGGTTTTCGGGGATAATTATTTTCTCTAGGCTTATAATGATGCATGGGTGAGGTGATAACTTTTGGTTTTGTTATATTTTCTAGACTAATTGCATTTCTTTGGGGTttcttttgttcttattttttattcttagttcagatatatatattcttaagaATGTTAGAGTTCTCACAAAAACATcataaaaattgtatatttacAACTTATATTTGCGAAAAACCGTTTAAAAGGTGTTTTTATCAATTGTAGgaacattttttaaatcaacTTTGATTTTAAAATCTTGAATGAAGATATTTCTACTATGAAAAGTAGAAAAAGTCGAGTTTAAAGAGAGATCAATCTTCAAAAATAGGTAATAGATTGTCAAAGGTCCTTAGTTAACTAGCACTAGACGATCAATAGGGCACTTTAAGAAGAAGTTGAAGTTAATTTACTTAgtgttaaaattgattttatgcgCTTAATTTGCTCGTCGATTTGTTAAGCTTGAAAACTCTATAAATCGAGATTAAATAAAGATATCAATACATATACATGATTTAGATAGTGAGTAGTTTAGATAGTTAGGCTGATAGTAGGGTAGTTCagttttgttttatgttttttaacgGTTCTTGTCATTTCCAATTTTATACgacttcttcatttttcttctccATTTTCTCTCATGCTCCTTCTTCTCTTTGCTCTTTACGTTCTACATTTTATAATTCAAGTTGAATTTAGTTCTAAATTGAGTGATATCgaataaaaaatcatgtatGAGGGTACTCTACTTTAGTGTTTTCTTCTTCAAACTCATTTAAGAACTCTATTTTCGATTGAAAATAGTTTTCTAAGAACATACAAAACGGATTGTTGTGCTTTCTTCAGTGACAAGGATTACAAATTTAGGTCTCTTGCAAATTGACGTTAAGATTACTAACCCTAGTTTTTGGTCCCTATTTATAATTCCAACATTGAATTTcgcttttcttattttcaattaatttcaaTTCTCGCTCGTTTAAGTTTTTGcactttaattttcattttacaaCTTttgcttattttgttttaagttaaatttaattgCAATGTACAATTCTTCAAATGCTATATTTTACAGCTTtgcactttaatttcttgcacttTACTTTTTCTGCCATTTACATTCTTTACAGTTTATTTATCATGCACTTTATATTCCAGTCATTTACAATttttgcaatttaagtttctttcatttacttttcaacaatttatgtttaatgctctcctttctttctttctttctgcaAAACTATTAGGCAGTCTGGTAAGCGATTAATGACTAGATGGTTTAATTGTTGTATGTGGACTTTTATGTATAACAAGCGATTGCAATCTAGATAGTCTACTAGTTGTAATTCTTTGTTTTTGTTCCATTTCCCTGTCTACTTTCATGATTTTAAGATTATGTCATTTACAGTTTTAACTTTACATTTTCAAGTTATTTAAAGGGTTCATTAGACGATTGTCTATAAATGGTTTTGTCTTCACTCTGTTTTaccttttgtttcatttttgcattccaattttaattcctttcttcctaaaacttttattttgttaagGAAAATATTAACTGATGGAAATATAATGGATGAGAAGCATTTATTGGGGTCAACCTAAGTTGGTCTTATACCACATTAGGGGAaacttagttttattttaaaaactggACACAATTACCAGTTCATCATGGGGGTTAATAGAAGTCTTCATTATGATGATTATTGTACATTCCCTCTTCACTTTGGGAGTGGGACTCACAGTGTTTTATTCTTTTAGGTGGGGACTGATAActctcatttttttatattttctaaactAATTGCATTTCCTTGAGGTTTTTTTTTGCCcttaattaatgtttttatattaatttgtattttcttaaaaaaataggttttaaaaaaatgtcttaAAAGTGACTTCttgtaacttttattttaaccTGAACTATACAATGTAATGTTTTAACCTTTTGAAGAGCTAATTTGGAGTTGGAGTTGACCTAAGCATCATGGAAGAAGCTATTGAAGAAGGAAAACGTGGAAACTGGGAgctaaaaagattaaaaaaaactacataAACAGGCTCAAAAAGGTCAACATTTCACTGGAAAAAGGTAGTAGACGGTCAATAGTAGTAACCGGCTCTAAACGATAAACAATGATTGAAAAGAGAAAGTTGCAGAAATTAGTTAGGATGTAACTAGGAATTGAGGGTCATTAACTATCAAAGCTGAAACTCATTTCAATGTAGAAAGTCTATAAATAGAACTGATTACATAGAGAAAGAAAGTAGATTAGAGGATACAAAGTTAGTTTAAGTTACACTTTTTAGTTTTTACGTTTTGAGTTCTATGAAATCTATTAAAGTTCTGTTTCTTTGTTcatatttattcttcttttttgttCTCGCATTTTCTTAgttcttttttcaaaataaattcaattCCAGAAATGGTTTTCAACGATTTGAACATCATGTCAAATGATGCTTTGTTTTAGTGTTTTCCCCttaaaaaattctttcaaaaattgtatttttgatTGAAAATGGATTTTTAAGGACATAAACCGAATTGGTTTTCTGTTTTTATGGCAAAGCCCCCAGCCACACACAACTacataataaggaggatgaagacctagaggttgtttatggatttatttgcacatatgggtctaattgggctttttgtttatttttgtaggtGAATCAAGAGAAAAACTCTAGGGCGAAGAAATGTAAAAACATATCCAAGAATACTTCCaagtcatcaaaacataaactagacCTTTGGTAAGAAAAACACAAGAAGACTGAGTTTCTGTTGATTagtcaaaattatttttgggccAAACTTTACCTTAAATAAATCGTATAAAATtttttaggatttcatgggccatgtattggtcctagtagcataaaataattggaccaagTAGCATAGGATTTTAGGCTTGTATTTTTGTCAGTAGTAAAATAGGTCTAGTTCGAGCTAAACGTCactagttagggtaacaattgggcttctttgagcccaatgtaaccctaaaatGTCTAGGGTATATTAGAGGAAAATAATTACCTTGGCATGAAGCACATGGACGTTCACATGGAAGTATAAGAGTGGAGAGGATTTGGCATGGAAGGTGTGAACTcaacatggaaagcatgactccacatggcaccttctcatttgagaggtttttttttttaattttcaaattttggctccaaaattTTCAtccctctctcctataaattgatGGTGCTTGGCTCATGAATTACTAAGACCAATATATGAGTGAATTGTTTCCcaagtttgcaagctttctcaCTCCCTTGTCTAGACTTTCTTGGATAGACCCcttgatcttcttcttcacctctccaagtgatatagcccaaccaatcactctccctacctCTCATGCACATTCAAGGatgagcaagagcgcatgcaggtgGATCTCGCGGCGTCTCAAGCGAGAAATGAGGAGCTCTGTCGCATGAACGAGGACTTGCGCCCCGGGTGGCGCAACAACTCAAGGCTACGCGACGTGGATGAGCCCGAGGGTTCCACTCCACCAAGGGAGTTCTCTACGTCGTTCTCGCAGACGATTCTGGAGACGGTGATCCCTAACACATTCGTGGGACCCAAGGTAACTTTCAcggggatggaggacccagaagcacatctcactgcgttccacacgcaaatgatgctggtaggcggctccgacgccgtaaggtgcaagctcttcatgagcactttgactgggatggccatggactggttcattagccttccGAATGCCCATATCACCTCCTTCGCACAGCTCTCGCAgttgttcagggagcagtatCTAGCAAATAGGGCTCCACCGTCGGTCTTGTACGACTTGTTCGATGTAAAGCAGTATCAAGGTGAAACCCtcaaggaatacatcaatcgctttggagcgcaggtggtgaaggttggcaccacagaggagcctatgatcgtttACGCGTTCAGGAAAGGAATGTGTCCTGAACCCTTCTATGAATCGATCATACGAAGCCGCCCCAAGACCTTTgctgagataaggcgtcgcgcgGTGGAACACATCGCCTCTGAGGGCGAGGTGTGCAAGAAGCGCACAAGTGTCACACCCGCACGCCTGAGAGCGCAGTTGCGTGCACAACCCGCCAGGGTCAACGAGGCCACGACGAGGAGGAAGAACCAAGACAGGAAGTGCCCATACGAGGCGAAGAGGCCTCAGGCAACAGGGGCGGCAGAGGGGAACAGGCAAGTGAGGAAAGGGAATAGGCCGCTGAGGCACAATTTTGTGTTGGAGCTAAAGGATCTTATTgctgtgcccaacatagctgacaaGTTGAGGCCACCCGTGAAGTttgacaaggtgttgggacctcacaaagattcgtggtgcgagttccacgaggcgtTTGGGCACCGTATCAACAACTGCTTGGCGCTGGGCCATCAGTTGGATGAACTCGTGAAGAATGGCTTCCTGAAGGATTATCTTGCTGGGCCTGCTACGACCGCAACCCTAACAACGCCAGAGGAGGATCAAGCGCATGAAATGCAAATCCATGGACAAGTGCACACCATCTCTGGTGGCATTTCTGGAGGAGGACCAACTGCCTCTCAGCGCAAGAGGTATGTGAGGGCAGTGAACTCAATTGTTGAGGAGGGTTCGGATGATCagtgggagtcagaccttgtGTTCACAAGAGCTGACCTACGAGATGTTgtcccacatgacaatgaccccatggtcatttcggttgtcacagctgggagaaaggtgcatagggttctcgtcgaccagggcagttctgcagatgtcatgttttggtcgacgttcaataagttgcagttgtcccctgacttGTTGAGGCCCTACACTGGATGCTTGTAAGGGTTCACAGGGGACCAAGTTGAGGTGTGTAGCTACCTGGAGCTGAGAACGACGTTTACTGATGGAACGACGTCgcgtaccgagagcatccgaTATCTAGTCGTGAATGCTaattcagcctacaacatcctgttgggaaggccagtGCTGAATAGACTAAGGGCGgtggcctccacgcgccacataaagatgaagttgccagatcTTAGTGGGAGGGTCATTGTGATCAAATTTGATCAAGATGAGGCccggaaatgctatgaaaatagcttaAAGACAAAGAGAGGTGTGTTCATGGTGCTTGAACGACTGCCCATCTCAGCTACGCCGATGGAGGTGGAGTCCTTAGAAGAGGCGACATCTGCGAAGGCGACACCTGTCGAGGCCTCACCCATGGAGGCGACGCCAAAGGAAGATGCGCGCTTAGAAAAAACACATGGGGAGGTCTCGCCCATGGAAGAGGTATCCGATGAGGCGACGCCTACAAGAGAAGATCGCAGAAATGAGTCTCGTGCAGAGAGCATGCGAGATAGGCGACCCCAACCAGTAGACAACGTGGTGGAGAGGTAGATTGGTGACAAGATATTCAAGTTGGGGCGTTTGTTGAGCCAGGAAGAACAAGACGAAGTGGCAGCGGTGATCTCGCGCCACTTAGATGCATTCGCGTGGACCGCCtcagacatgccaggcatcgacccagattttttgtgccaccacctcaccatggacgccaaggttcgccctgtacgacagaggaggaggaagttcaacgaagagaggcgcCTCGTCGTTAAGGAAGAAACGCAGAAATTGTTAAAGGCTGGGCACATCCGagagatacaataccctgagtggctggccaacgttgtcctggtgaagaaggcgaatggaatgtggagaatgtgcgtcgacttcacggaCTTAAACAAGGCGTGCCCTAAAGATTCGTACCCCTTACCTAGCATCGACGCATTAGTGGATAGCGCCTCAGGGTGCAAGATGCTGAGCTTCTTAGACGTGTtttcggggtacaatcagataaaAATGCACCCAAGGGATGAGAGCAAAACagcgttcatgacggagacatgtagctactgctacaaggtcatgccatttgggctgaagaacgcaggtGCCACCTACCAGAGACTGATGGATAGGGACCTCGCGCCTATGCTGGGGAGAAACGTGCACgcctatgttgatgacatggtggtgacctctcAGGAAAGAGGGCGACACCCCCATGACCTGGAGGAGCTGTTCGCCACAATagccaagtaccgcctcaagttaaacccggaAAAATGCGGTTTTGGAGTCGAGGCGGGAAAGTTCTTAGGATTTATGCTCActgagagggggatagaggcgaaccctgataagtgtgtaGCTATCATTGCCATGAGAAGCCCAACCCTCAGTGaaagaagtgcagcagctgactgGGCGGATGGCAGCTTTGTCAAGGTTCGTGTCTGCTGGAGGTGAGAAGGGCCACCCCTACTTtcagtgcctcaagaggaatagccgttttgcatggacagatgagtgcgaagcagcattcctcaagttaaaggagtacttggcgacgcccccGATGCTTTGCAAGCCAAAGGCAGGCGTCTCCCTTCGTTTGTACTTCGCTGTGATTGAGTGGGCCATCAGTtttgtgctggtccaggagcaagaTTAAGTGCAGAGGCCCATCTACTTTGCAAGCAAGGCTTTGCAAGGCCCGGAGTTGAGGTACCAGtcgttggagaaggcagcgttggCGGTAGTATTCTCGGtcaggaggctccgccactattttcacagcttcacagtggtggtgatgacgaacctccccattcagaaagtacttcagaagctagatgtagctggaaggatggttcgctaggcagtggagctgtcagagtttgatatccagtacgaacccaggggatccatcaaagggcaagtctacgCAGATTTCGTCGCAGAGGTCTCACCAGGAGGAGGCCCTCAAGAGGTGGAGTTAGGAtcacagtggatgctctcagtggatgggtcctccaatcaACAGGGGAGCGGCGTGGGAATAGTTTTGGAAGGGCCTAACGGGGTGTTGATCGAACAAGCCCTacgtttcgccttcaaagcaagcaataaccaagctgagtacgaggcgttgattgctgggatgctcttggccaaggaaatgggcACGCAGAGCCTCTTGGTAAAGAGTGATTCACAATTGATCACAGGGCAGGTGACTGGGGAGTATCAGGCAAAGGACTCGCAGATGGCAGCAAATCTAAAGTATGTTCAAGTGTTGAAGGGAGTTTTCGCTacgtttgagctggtgcatgtccctagagagcaaaatgccagagttgacctgctcgccaagctggccagctcaggcaaggggggaaggcagaggacagtcattCAAGAAACGCTCAAAACACCGCGAAAATTTGTGGAGGATAATAGGGTGGACGTTCTTCACATTAGGGCAGCGAAAGGAAAGCCAAGGAGCCATCGCTCTCTGACTCAAGATACGGCGAGGACACCCCGCATCAGTGCCTACGCGGCCTCGCCCGAGGAAGAGAAGCGTGTGCAGGTGTGTGCCTTGGAAGAAGGGGATACGTGGATGACACCTTATAGGCGTTACATTGCAGATGGGATTCTCCCAGCAAAACCTGGACAAGGAAAGAGGATAAAGAAAAACTCTGCAAGGTATACTCTCATTGATGGAGTGCTATTTAGGCATGGGTTCACGCACCCAATTCTGACATGTgtgagtggcgacgagtgtacgaGGATCATGTCGGAACTCCACGAGGGGATTTGTGGACGCCACATAGGGGGAAGATCACTAGCTTCCAAGGTGATTCGCGCGGGGTTTTATTGGCCATCAGTGAGGGAAGACTGTGTGAGATACGCCCAAcgatgcaagcagtgtcagatgcacgctgactggcacaaggcgcctctaGAAGAGCtgatgatatgattccactaggtagatatgaatgattctttgacattttatggaatcaacttgagttggagatagcttaggcacttttactagaattggatcaaggttctatgtttcaagaactcacatggaagatccatctattgtcaattgaaccgattaaaatgtgtaaaaaggcaaatgaaccgattgaaactcttaagaaaacaattgaaccgaacagaaCATGAAAAgaagctactgaaccgaattAAAACAGAAGCAATTGAAAATAGCCGAACAtaagtgcaagaaaaggaagatgaaccgaataaaagaaattaagacatgtttaagcttcatatgaatatggagatgaaagaaagaagaacttatggagatggaggatttggtttgatgatcacgccacttggatggtgaaggctccaagataagtgagctagtgtcgccacttgagagaaccaaatgcactcaagataagacaaggtgaaggagaagacaagttctcacaaattctctctcaaattaagtagagtttctctattactaatttccaatctgaattttacaagagcccacacctctatttatagtgtgagggtgctggaaaataggtgggaaaattcaaataaaactcatttgaaattcccaccaaaaacaagtcacatgggaggtgtgacctttttctactatgacacctcctaaaaactacacctacacctactctcctaagtcacatggataatgtgactttattttacattttcacacttctttatttaatattcacacctcctacaactatacaagagtaattcaaatgatgctcttttatttaatgcttggccttgcccctcatgggatggacttgggctttttgtgctttggccttcttgggctttgggttagggcctcatctttattttatgtcttcttttaattttgagaagactagaaggaataacttcaaatgtgaaggcgaatgtcctcttccttcattaataaaaccCTCAtgtatttgattctcatcagctgaggtcgatttatagcccgtggcctttccacacatgggggatcgacattctggggcctttccctCTGGCGATACCAGtgatgaagtacttgatagtCGCTATcaagtacttcacgaagtggatagaggcagaaccagtgacacagatcactgcgcacaaggtacaacactttgtttggaagaacattgtgtgtcgtttcgggGTGCCAAGGCTTCTCATCTCAGATAATGgcactcagtttgcgagccaacagttggggaagctGTGTGCAGAGgtaggaatcaagcaagtgtttccatcagtcgaacacccccagacgaatgggcaggtagaatcAGCAAATAGAATTTTGCTGAGGGGATTGAAgcgaaggcttgagaaagctagaggggcgtgggcagaagaagtaccaaggatcgtgtgggcttaccacaccacgcctcaatcttccaccataGAGACGTCGTTCAGCTTGGTATATGGGTCAGACGCCATGATCCCGGTGGAGATTCACGAGAGCTCACCCCGCTTTCTGAGCTTTGTGACGGAGGAGTCTAACGAGGAAAGAAGGGTAAATCTAGACCTATTGGACGAGGCCAGAGAGGAAGCGAGGATAaaggctgaagctgtgaagaggagAGTGGAGCATTAgtatagctctaaggtgaagtcGCGACAGTTCCAAGTAGCTGACTTGGTCATGCGGAAGGCTCATCCTtatgagttggagaataagttgtctcccaaatggaccggacccttcagagtaacC from Phaseolus vulgaris cultivar G19833 chromosome 1, P. vulgaris v2.0, whole genome shotgun sequence carries:
- the LOC137815610 gene encoding uncharacterized protein, producing MQVDLAASQARNEELCRMNEDLRPGWRNNSRLRDVDEPEGSTPPREFSTSFSQTILETVIPNTFVGPKVTFTGMEDPEAHLTAFHTQMMLVGGSDAVRCKLFMSTLTGMAMDWFISLPNAHITSFAQLSQLFREQYLANRAPPSVLYDLFDVKQYQGETLKEYINRFGAQVVKVGTTEEPMIVYAFRKGMCPEPFYESIIRSRPKTFAEIRRRAVEHIASEGEVCKKRTSVTPARLRAQLRAQPARVNEATTRRKNQDRKCPYEAKRPQATGAAEGNRQVRKGNRPLRHNFVLELKDLIAVPNIADKLRPPVKFDKVLGPHKDSWCEFHEAFGHRINNCLALGHQLDELVKNGFLKDYLAGPATTATLTTPEEDQAHEMQIHGQVHTISGGISGGGPTASQRKRYVRAVNSIVEEGSDDQWESDLVFTRADLRDVVPHDNDPMVISVVTAGRKVHRVLVDQGSSADVMFWSTFNKLQLSPDLLRPYTGCL